From one Nonomuraea polychroma genomic stretch:
- a CDS encoding acyl-CoA dehydrogenase — translation MAIGLSEEHEALRESVSGWAERHIPSELLRSGSDGRPPFWAGLAEQGLLGLHVPEEYGGSGYGLLETAVAVEALAERVAPGPYVPTVLASAVINASKRPQHLESFADGTLTGAVALAGDFRGTRAEDGSLVVSGTAEPVLGGSLADALVLPVATADGEEWILVEASSATVTELKSLDLTRPVAKVELSEVTVPAEAILDGVQSSDVRNLAAILLGAEAAGLASWCVSAAADYAKVRVQFGRPIGQFQGIKHKLSRMLVALEQARATVWDATRAQGKELDYAAAIAGVMAPDAAVQCAKDAIQTFGGIGYTFEHDVHLYYRRALSLRALLGSSAEWAATVASLALQGVSREMEIDLPEDAEELRESIRAEIAEIAQSEGKEQKRALAARGFVMPHLPKPWGRDAKPLEQVLIAQELKAAKVRPPALIIGAWVVPSIAMYGTPEQQERFLPKTLSGEMIWCQLFSEPGAGSDLASLQMKAEKVEGGWKLTGQKIWTSVAHVAEWGICIARNSSEGTKHEGITYFLVDMKAPGVTVKPLTEMTGENLFNEVFLDDVFVPDDLVVGEVGEGWKVARNTLSNERVSLSSGSGGTGASVPDLLGLIGRLGRELTPVEAQKVAEVVCEGHSINALSLRVTLKQLAGTEPGADASVRKLLSTSHAQHVSETAVELLGAAATTAADMKLGDAGYWTRAVLATRAMTIYGGTTEVQLNIIGERMLGLPRDPEPGK, via the coding sequence ATGGCGATCGGGTTGAGTGAGGAGCACGAGGCGCTCCGCGAGTCGGTGAGCGGCTGGGCTGAGCGGCACATCCCCTCGGAGCTGCTGCGCTCCGGGTCGGACGGACGTCCGCCGTTCTGGGCCGGCCTCGCCGAGCAGGGGCTGCTCGGCCTGCACGTGCCCGAGGAGTACGGCGGTTCCGGCTACGGGCTGCTGGAGACGGCGGTGGCCGTCGAGGCGCTGGCCGAGCGGGTGGCCCCCGGGCCCTACGTGCCGACCGTGCTGGCCAGCGCCGTGATCAACGCGTCGAAGCGTCCCCAGCACCTGGAGTCGTTCGCCGACGGCACCCTCACCGGCGCCGTCGCGCTGGCCGGCGACTTCCGGGGCACCCGGGCCGAGGACGGCTCCCTGGTCGTCTCCGGCACGGCCGAACCCGTGCTCGGCGGCTCGCTGGCCGACGCGCTGGTGTTGCCCGTCGCCACGGCCGACGGCGAGGAGTGGATCCTCGTCGAGGCCTCCTCCGCCACCGTCACCGAGCTCAAGTCCCTCGACCTGACCAGGCCGGTGGCCAAGGTGGAGCTGTCGGAGGTGACCGTGCCGGCCGAGGCCATCCTGGACGGCGTGCAGAGCTCCGACGTACGCAACCTCGCCGCGATCCTGCTCGGCGCCGAGGCCGCGGGTCTGGCCTCCTGGTGCGTGTCGGCCGCCGCCGACTACGCCAAGGTCCGCGTGCAGTTCGGCCGCCCGATCGGCCAGTTCCAGGGCATCAAGCACAAGCTCTCCCGCATGCTCGTCGCGCTGGAGCAGGCCCGCGCCACCGTCTGGGACGCCACGCGCGCGCAGGGCAAGGAGCTGGACTACGCCGCGGCCATTGCCGGCGTGATGGCTCCCGACGCCGCGGTCCAGTGCGCCAAGGACGCCATCCAGACGTTCGGCGGCATCGGCTACACGTTCGAGCACGACGTGCACCTCTACTACCGCCGCGCGCTCAGCCTGCGCGCCCTGCTCGGCTCGTCGGCCGAGTGGGCCGCCACGGTGGCCTCGCTGGCGCTGCAGGGTGTCTCCCGCGAGATGGAGATCGACCTGCCGGAGGACGCCGAGGAGCTGCGCGAGTCGATCCGCGCCGAGATCGCGGAGATCGCCCAGTCGGAGGGCAAGGAGCAGAAGCGGGCCCTGGCCGCACGTGGCTTCGTCATGCCCCACCTGCCCAAGCCCTGGGGGCGCGACGCCAAGCCGCTGGAGCAGGTGCTGATCGCCCAGGAGCTCAAGGCCGCCAAGGTACGCCCGCCCGCGCTGATCATCGGCGCGTGGGTGGTGCCGTCCATCGCCATGTACGGCACCCCGGAGCAGCAGGAGCGCTTCCTGCCCAAGACGCTCAGCGGCGAGATGATCTGGTGCCAGCTGTTCTCCGAGCCCGGCGCGGGATCCGACCTGGCCTCGCTGCAGATGAAGGCCGAGAAGGTCGAGGGCGGCTGGAAGCTCACCGGTCAGAAGATCTGGACCTCGGTCGCCCACGTGGCCGAGTGGGGCATCTGCATCGCCCGCAACTCCAGCGAGGGCACCAAGCACGAGGGCATCACGTACTTCCTGGTCGACATGAAGGCGCCGGGCGTCACCGTCAAGCCGCTGACCGAGATGACCGGCGAAAACCTGTTCAACGAGGTCTTCCTCGACGACGTCTTCGTCCCCGACGACCTGGTCGTGGGCGAGGTCGGCGAGGGCTGGAAGGTCGCCCGCAACACGCTGTCCAACGAGCGCGTCTCGTTGTCGTCCGGCTCGGGCGGCACCGGCGCGTCCGTGCCGGACCTGCTCGGCCTCATCGGGCGGCTCGGCCGCGAGCTGACGCCGGTCGAGGCCCAGAAGGTGGCCGAGGTCGTCTGTGAGGGTCACTCGATCAACGCGCTCTCGCTGCGGGTCACGCTCAAGCAGCTCGCGGGGACAGAGCCGGGTGCGGACGCCTCCGTACGCAAGCTGCTGTCCACCTCGCACGCCCAGCATGTCTCCGAGACGGCCGTGGAGCTGCTCGGCGCCGCCGCCACGACGGCGGCCGACATGAAGCTCGGCGACGCCGGCTACTGGACGCGGGCGGTGCTGGCCACCAGGGCCATGACGATCTACGGCGGCACCACGGAGGTGCAGCTCAACATCATCGGCGAGCGCATGCTCGGCCTGCCGAGAGATCCTGAGCCGGGGAAGTGA
- a CDS encoding S1C family serine protease, with amino-acid sequence MREPIKEIVAGLAVAVLLTGCGPIATTGASPTATSPSPSPTASAAAPAQSLEAAYEKVITDVLPSIVQINTKVGLGSGIVFDSQGHIVTNAHVVGQAKEMNVTIATGGPPRSARLVRSFAAGDLAVIKVDKPDGLRPAKFGDSSKLRVGQIVLAMGNPLGLSGSVTNGIVSAVGRTVTEPQNPGSPGATIAGAIQTSAAINPGNSGGALVDLSGQVIGIPTLAALDPDLGGGTAPGIGFAIPSNTATDIAGQIVRDGKVTNTHRAALGIRGRTVVGADGEPRGCGVADVEQGGGAEKAGIRAGDMIVSINGKETPTMATLAEILTTLQPGAQVKVGVIRADGSKQTINVTLGQLPGE; translated from the coding sequence ATGAGGGAGCCCATCAAGGAGATCGTCGCGGGGCTGGCCGTCGCCGTGCTGCTCACCGGCTGCGGCCCGATCGCCACGACCGGCGCCTCACCCACGGCCACGTCTCCGTCACCGTCGCCGACGGCGTCCGCCGCCGCTCCGGCGCAGTCGCTCGAGGCCGCGTACGAGAAGGTGATCACGGACGTCCTGCCCTCCATCGTGCAGATCAACACCAAGGTCGGGCTCGGCTCGGGCATCGTCTTCGACTCTCAGGGGCACATCGTCACCAACGCCCACGTGGTCGGGCAGGCCAAGGAGATGAACGTCACGATCGCCACCGGCGGTCCGCCCCGCTCCGCCCGCCTGGTGCGGTCCTTCGCCGCCGGCGACCTGGCGGTGATCAAGGTCGACAAGCCCGACGGGCTGCGGCCGGCCAAGTTCGGGGACTCCTCCAAGCTGCGGGTCGGGCAGATCGTGCTCGCGATGGGCAACCCGCTGGGCCTGTCGGGCAGCGTGACGAACGGCATCGTCTCGGCGGTCGGCCGTACGGTCACCGAGCCGCAGAACCCCGGCTCGCCCGGTGCCACGATCGCGGGCGCCATCCAGACCTCGGCCGCGATCAACCCGGGCAACAGCGGCGGCGCGCTCGTTGACCTGTCCGGCCAGGTGATCGGCATCCCGACGCTCGCCGCATTGGACCCGGACCTGGGCGGCGGCACCGCGCCCGGCATCGGCTTCGCGATCCCGAGCAACACCGCCACCGACATCGCCGGCCAGATCGTCAGGGACGGCAAGGTCACCAACACCCACCGGGCCGCGCTCGGCATCAGGGGCAGGACGGTCGTCGGCGCCGACGGCGAGCCCCGAGGTTGTGGCGTGGCCGACGTGGAGCAGGGCGGGGGTGCGGAGAAGGCGGGCATCCGGGCCGGGGACATGATCGTCTCGATCAACGGCAAGGAGACGCCCACCATGGCTACACTGGCCGAGATCCTGACCACCCTCCAACCGGGCGCCCAGGTGAAGGTGGGCGTGATCCGCGCCGACGGCTCCAAGCAAACGATCAACGTGACGCTGGGCCAACTGCCGGGCGAGTGA
- a CDS encoding AMP-binding protein, with protein sequence MRGFYEIAAEDPERPALLGEEGTTYGELLARVNQASNGLTSRGVRPGDCVVTVLKNGLDALTMMLATYQIGTYLVPVNWHFTTEEIDYIVADCGAGIVVSPEALAVAELVAGQPAGPPAHRRAGSMMLYTSGTTGRPKGVRRRLLDLTPEEMYPILMRKSWRHFGLPHGGVHLVCSQLYHSAPYGQVMMALQLGHSIVAPERFDAAGTLRLIERHRVTNAFMVPTMFHRLLAVPERESYDLSSLTHLYHGAAPCPPATKQAVIDWLGPVLWEYYGSTEAAVATMVSSQEWLARPGTVGRALDGMAFTIVGEDGREVPPGEPGLVYIGGINRFEYHGDPEKTAAAMRGRDYTPGDIGYVDKDGYLFLLDRRTDLIISGGVNIYPAEVEAVLLEHPSVADVAVIGVPDTEWGHRVVALVEPAAGVTGGTELTAELLRHCGPRLAKLKHPRTIEYREALPRTPTGKLSRRNVREAYLSR encoded by the coding sequence ATGAGGGGTTTCTACGAGATCGCGGCCGAAGACCCTGAACGCCCCGCCCTCCTCGGCGAGGAAGGCACGACCTACGGAGAGCTGCTGGCCCGCGTCAACCAGGCCTCCAACGGCCTGACCTCGCGCGGAGTACGTCCAGGCGACTGCGTGGTGACCGTGCTGAAGAACGGGCTCGACGCGCTCACCATGATGCTGGCGACTTACCAGATCGGCACGTATCTGGTCCCGGTCAACTGGCACTTCACAACCGAGGAGATCGACTACATCGTGGCGGACTGCGGCGCCGGGATCGTGGTCTCCCCCGAGGCCCTCGCGGTCGCCGAGCTCGTGGCCGGGCAGCCCGCCGGACCGCCCGCGCACCGGCGGGCCGGGTCGATGATGCTCTACACGTCCGGGACCACCGGGCGGCCGAAGGGCGTGCGGCGGCGGCTGCTCGACCTGACGCCCGAGGAGATGTACCCGATCCTGATGCGGAAGAGCTGGCGGCACTTCGGGCTGCCGCACGGCGGGGTGCACCTGGTGTGCTCGCAGCTCTACCACTCGGCGCCGTACGGGCAGGTCATGATGGCGCTGCAGCTCGGGCACTCGATCGTGGCGCCCGAACGGTTCGACGCGGCCGGGACGCTGCGGCTCATCGAGCGGCATCGGGTGACGAACGCGTTCATGGTGCCCACGATGTTTCACCGCCTGCTCGCGGTGCCGGAGCGGGAGTCGTACGATCTGTCGTCCCTCACCCACCTCTACCACGGTGCCGCCCCGTGCCCGCCGGCCACCAAGCAGGCGGTGATCGACTGGCTGGGGCCCGTGTTGTGGGAGTACTACGGCTCCACTGAGGCGGCCGTGGCCACCATGGTGTCCTCGCAGGAGTGGCTGGCCAGGCCGGGCACGGTCGGCCGGGCGCTGGACGGCATGGCGTTCACCATCGTCGGGGAGGACGGCCGGGAAGTGCCCCCAGGGGAGCCCGGGCTGGTCTACATCGGCGGGATCAACCGGTTCGAATACCACGGGGACCCGGAGAAGACGGCGGCGGCCATGCGCGGGCGGGACTACACGCCGGGCGACATCGGGTATGTCGACAAGGACGGCTACCTCTTCCTGCTGGACCGCCGGACCGACCTGATCATCTCGGGCGGGGTGAACATCTATCCCGCCGAGGTGGAGGCGGTGCTGCTCGAACACCCGTCGGTCGCGGACGTGGCGGTGATCGGCGTGCCGGACACCGAGTGGGGTCACAGGGTCGTGGCGCTCGTCGAGCCGGCGGCCGGGGTGACGGGCGGGACGGAGCTGACCGCGGAGCTGCTGCGGCACTGCGGTCCCCGGCTGGCCAAGCTGAAGCACCCGCGGACGATCGAATACCGCGAGGCGCTGCCGCGCACGCCTACCGGAAAGCTGAGCCGGCGCAACGTCAGGGAAGCGTATCTTTCCCGCTGA
- a CDS encoding serine/threonine-protein kinase yields MNGDRVIGGYALRRLLGRGGMGEVHLAATPTGGLAAVKVINPALARDPAFRRRFEREVAAARRVARFCTAPVLDAGIDGDVAYLVTEYVKGPDLAEVVRDQGPLSGGNLEALAVGIATALSAIHGAGVIHRDLKPSNVLISPLGPRVIDFGIAQLVDNDSLASQAILGTPAFMAPEQVRGEPLTPAADVFAWGGVIAFAGTGRLPFGGGAPGEVLYRIMQEEARLDGLDEGILGVVSRALAKDPRLRPTAQGLLSELVGGTRLATATEVVERTWTGTGTAAQPPALNAARPSDAPASGVGPSAGAGAGLAQPGLAQPGLAQPGLAQPGGAPSAGAQPGGVPSIGAPSVGSQLDRAQPGGAASAGAQSGGPQRDGRHSMARPAEGRGRDSALGASGTRPGPAAGGVPTGGRGRRRWPWVAGAAVTVLVAGAALVVPGLWRDTWPYEADFADAWAVGTSEGGSARQAGTGYELTVNPGWRLWKSAPRREPDSGVIVSTKATLAQGTGEYGVWCHGSAGSGDRYEFTVTGSGKVTIVKRRTGTRGTTLYGPADAPVTDVNRIVAECTSSGNSGDQVTLRMWLNERLVAEASDADAPYGPDEAGVHAASGATATARVRFDSFTLRAAAR; encoded by the coding sequence ATGGTGACCGGGTCATAGGCGGGTACGCGCTGCGGCGCCTGCTCGGCCGGGGCGGCATGGGCGAGGTGCACCTCGCGGCCACGCCCACCGGCGGCCTGGCCGCCGTCAAGGTCATCAATCCGGCGCTGGCCCGCGATCCGGCGTTCCGGCGGCGGTTCGAGCGGGAGGTCGCGGCGGCCCGGAGGGTTGCCAGGTTCTGCACCGCGCCTGTGCTGGATGCGGGGATCGATGGTGACGTCGCCTACCTCGTCACGGAGTACGTGAAAGGGCCGGATCTGGCGGAGGTCGTACGGGATCAGGGGCCTTTGTCGGGAGGGAACCTGGAGGCGCTGGCGGTCGGGATCGCCACCGCGCTGAGCGCCATCCACGGGGCCGGGGTCATCCACCGCGATCTGAAGCCCTCCAACGTGCTGATCTCGCCACTGGGCCCGCGCGTGATCGACTTCGGTATCGCCCAGCTGGTGGACAACGACAGCCTGGCCAGCCAGGCGATACTCGGCACGCCTGCGTTCATGGCGCCTGAGCAGGTGCGGGGTGAGCCGCTGACGCCGGCTGCCGACGTCTTCGCCTGGGGTGGGGTGATCGCGTTCGCGGGGACCGGGCGGTTGCCGTTCGGGGGCGGGGCGCCTGGTGAGGTGCTGTACCGGATCATGCAGGAAGAGGCGCGGCTGGACGGGCTGGACGAGGGGATCCTGGGGGTGGTGTCGCGGGCGCTCGCCAAGGACCCCCGCCTCCGGCCCACCGCCCAGGGGCTGCTGTCCGAACTGGTCGGCGGCACCCGCCTGGCCACGGCCACCGAGGTAGTGGAACGGACGTGGACGGGCACCGGGACGGCCGCCCAGCCCCCTGCCCTCAACGCCGCCCGACCTTCCGACGCGCCCGCCTCCGGCGTCGGGCCTTCCGCCGGCGCAGGGGCAGGCCTCGCGCAGCCGGGCCTCGCGCAGCCGGGCCTCGCGCAGCCGGGCCTCGCGCAGCCGGGAGGCGCGCCCTCGGCCGGGGCACAGCCCGGCGGCGTCCCCTCCATCGGTGCGCCCTCGGTCGGCTCTCAGCTGGACCGCGCGCAGCCGGGCGGCGCGGCCTCCGCTGGTGCCCAGTCGGGCGGTCCGCAGAGGGACGGCCGGCACTCCATGGCGCGGCCCGCAGAGGGCCGGGGGCGGGACTCGGCGTTGGGGGCGAGTGGGACCCGGCCGGGGCCGGCGGCGGGCGGGGTGCCGACCGGTGGGCGGGGGAGGCGGCGGTGGCCGTGGGTGGCCGGTGCAGCCGTGACGGTCCTGGTCGCCGGTGCGGCACTGGTCGTGCCGGGGCTCTGGCGGGACACCTGGCCGTACGAGGCGGACTTCGCCGACGCATGGGCGGTCGGCACGTCGGAGGGTGGCAGCGCGCGCCAGGCGGGCACCGGCTACGAGCTGACCGTCAACCCCGGCTGGCGCTTGTGGAAGTCGGCCCCCAGACGGGAGCCGGACAGCGGCGTGATCGTCAGCACGAAGGCCACCCTGGCGCAGGGAACCGGGGAGTACGGCGTGTGGTGCCACGGGTCGGCCGGCTCGGGAGACCGCTATGAGTTCACGGTGACCGGCTCGGGAAAGGTCACGATCGTCAAGCGCCGCACGGGCACGCGCGGGACGACCCTGTACGGCCCGGCGGACGCGCCCGTCACGGACGTCAACCGCATCGTGGCCGAGTGCACCAGCAGCGGGAACAGCGGGGACCAGGTGACGTTGCGCATGTGGCTGAACGAGCGCCTGGTAGCCGAGGCGTCCGACGCCGACGCCCCGTACGGCCCGGACGAGGCAGGCGTGCACGCGGCCTCCGGCGCCACGGCGACCGCACGCGTCCGCTTCGACTCGTTCACCCTCAGGGCGGCGGCCCGGTGA
- a CDS encoding AfsR/SARP family transcriptional regulator, which translates to MRVRFGVLGPLRADGGRAPGPAKHRTLLAALLLSAPEQVPVERLMSVVWDGRPPASAESVLRVYVSALRKQVDGIRTVPGGYLIEVTPDDVDCHRFERLVAAARQARAAGQVAEAADGFRAALGLWRGQALADIESSSLRRAHAVPLEELRLTALEERVELDLRLGRGAEVIGELRALVGAHPLRERAWVRLIEALHQAGRRSEALGAYQDARRTLVEELGLEPGAELTAAQQRVLSGTGPRPPVGDVRRADAVSDELPPDVSDFTGRRQALDWIRRTAGEQAQAAPVHLVLHGPPGCGKSALAVHAATGIDLPDGRLYAALGARPAGAVLEDLLRSLGCPDGAVPPALDDRVRLYRTMTARRRLLVVLDDAADEAQVRPLLPTGPGSLTLVTSRSSLPGLEAARTYELGVLDEDEAVAMLAGVAGHERVRAEPEAARRIVRLCDHLPLALRIAGSRLVRKPGWTLDHLAGRLGDERRRLDELSAGDLAVRGSLALGYRGLPDPERRLLRELGAWSAPDFASWVLGRDLEPLAEAGLLQSRGLDEAGQERYGWHDLTRIYAAERLSEEDGGPGGVLAVRAEAILERTRQARAALLPAEPGTGRTEVHRPEHDAPAGGPPGEPALESGSAGGPPGEPAPESGSAGGPPWDPALETGSAGDPALETGWLRQEARWLSAERRFLVATVDDFHRAGLYEAAWRLAFYLTPLFELGAHHDDWHATTAIGLDAARAAGHRRGEALLLRGLADLHRAEGRTEAAAAALRAAQPLAEGLELARITLRLGLVQALQARPRPGATQPSPQAAQAEQAFVRALRAFEEAGDRRGRADALRALGALRQDDELLRESLAAYQELGDPRGEAEALLDLARMHLAACRLSQARDCVERRLGLNRRLGDRLPEAVALLVLAEVARAEGALGAAVSAAGEALETFTRYGDRRNAAQALQLVRAALECDDADGAVDALVSAMGEFDGLGGQEGKAEVVRLVQEARRRRGQRI; encoded by the coding sequence GTGAGGGTGCGATTCGGCGTGCTGGGGCCGCTGCGGGCCGACGGAGGCCGGGCGCCGGGACCGGCCAAGCACCGTACGCTGCTGGCCGCGCTCCTGCTGTCCGCTCCCGAGCAAGTGCCCGTGGAGCGGCTCATGTCCGTCGTCTGGGACGGCCGGCCGCCGGCGTCCGCCGAGTCGGTGCTCAGGGTCTACGTCAGCGCGCTGCGCAAGCAGGTCGACGGCATCCGCACGGTTCCCGGCGGTTACCTGATCGAGGTCACGCCGGACGACGTCGACTGCCACCGGTTCGAGCGGCTCGTCGCCGCGGCGCGGCAGGCCAGGGCGGCGGGTCAGGTCGCGGAGGCGGCCGACGGGTTCCGGGCGGCTCTGGGGTTGTGGCGGGGACAGGCGCTGGCCGACATCGAGTCGTCGTCGTTGCGCCGGGCGCACGCCGTACCGCTGGAGGAGTTGCGCCTGACCGCGCTGGAGGAGCGCGTGGAGCTGGACCTGCGGCTGGGCAGGGGCGCGGAGGTGATCGGTGAGCTGCGTGCGCTGGTCGGCGCGCACCCGCTACGAGAACGGGCCTGGGTACGCCTCATCGAGGCCCTCCACCAGGCGGGACGGCGGTCGGAAGCGCTCGGCGCCTACCAGGACGCGCGCCGGACGCTGGTCGAGGAGCTGGGCCTGGAGCCCGGCGCCGAACTGACCGCCGCCCAGCAGCGGGTGTTGTCCGGCACCGGCCCGCGCCCACCGGTCGGTGACGTCCGGCGGGCCGATGCGGTGAGTGACGAGTTGCCTCCGGACGTTTCCGACTTCACCGGACGGCGGCAGGCGCTCGACTGGATTCGCCGGACCGCGGGCGAGCAGGCGCAGGCGGCCCCCGTACACCTGGTCCTGCACGGCCCGCCCGGCTGCGGGAAGTCCGCACTGGCCGTGCACGCCGCCACCGGGATAGACCTCCCGGACGGCCGGCTCTACGCCGCGCTCGGCGCCCGGCCTGCCGGCGCCGTGCTGGAGGATCTGCTGCGCTCGCTCGGCTGCCCGGACGGCGCGGTGCCGCCGGCGCTGGACGACCGCGTACGGCTCTACCGCACCATGACGGCCCGCAGACGGCTCCTGGTGGTGCTGGACGACGCCGCCGACGAGGCCCAGGTACGTCCGCTGCTGCCGACCGGGCCGGGCAGCCTCACCCTGGTGACCAGCCGGTCGTCGTTGCCGGGGCTGGAGGCGGCGCGGACGTACGAGCTGGGTGTGCTCGACGAGGACGAGGCCGTGGCCATGCTCGCCGGCGTGGCCGGGCACGAGCGGGTCCGCGCCGAGCCCGAGGCCGCCCGGCGCATCGTCCGCCTCTGCGATCACCTGCCGCTGGCGCTGCGCATCGCAGGATCCCGGCTGGTCAGGAAGCCGGGCTGGACGCTCGACCACCTGGCGGGCCGCCTCGGGGACGAGCGGCGCAGGCTCGACGAGCTGAGCGCGGGCGACCTCGCCGTACGCGGCAGCCTGGCACTCGGCTACCGCGGCCTGCCGGACCCGGAACGCCGGCTGCTGCGCGAGCTCGGCGCGTGGTCCGCTCCTGACTTCGCCTCCTGGGTGCTGGGGCGGGATCTGGAGCCGCTGGCGGAGGCCGGGCTGCTGCAGTCGCGCGGGCTCGACGAGGCAGGCCAGGAACGGTACGGCTGGCACGACCTGACCAGGATCTACGCCGCCGAGCGGCTGTCGGAGGAGGACGGTGGCCCTGGCGGCGTGCTGGCGGTCAGGGCGGAGGCGATCCTGGAGCGTACCCGGCAGGCCAGGGCGGCCCTGCTGCCCGCCGAGCCCGGCACCGGCCGCACCGAGGTCCACCGGCCAGAGCACGACGCGCCGGCGGGTGGGCCGCCGGGGGAGCCGGCCCTCGAATCCGGATCGGCGGGTGGGCCGCCGGGGGAGCCGGCCCCCGAATCCGGATCGGCGGGTGGGCCGCCCTGGGATCCGGCCCTGGAAACCGGATCGGCCGGGGACCCCGCCCTGGAAACCGGGTGGTTGCGGCAGGAGGCCCGGTGGCTGAGCGCCGAACGGCGCTTCCTCGTCGCGACCGTCGACGATTTCCACCGGGCCGGCCTGTACGAGGCCGCCTGGCGGCTGGCGTTCTACCTGACGCCGCTGTTCGAGCTGGGCGCGCACCACGACGACTGGCACGCGACCACGGCGATCGGCTTGGACGCTGCCAGGGCGGCGGGTCACCGGCGGGGAGAGGCGCTCCTGCTCCGGGGCCTGGCCGACCTGCACAGGGCCGAGGGGCGCACGGAGGCGGCCGCGGCGGCCCTGCGAGCGGCTCAGCCGCTGGCCGAAGGGCTTGAACTGGCCAGGATCACGTTGCGGCTCGGCCTCGTCCAAGCACTCCAGGCCCGGCCCCGCCCCGGCGCCACTCAGCCGTCGCCGCAGGCGGCGCAGGCCGAGCAGGCCTTCGTACGGGCACTGCGGGCGTTCGAGGAGGCCGGCGACCGGCGCGGCCGGGCGGATGCGCTGCGGGCGCTCGGGGCCCTGCGTCAGGACGACGAGCTGCTGCGGGAGAGCCTGGCCGCGTACCAGGAGCTCGGAGATCCGCGCGGCGAGGCGGAGGCGCTGCTGGACCTGGCCAGAATGCATCTCGCCGCCTGCCGTCTTTCCCAGGCCCGCGACTGCGTGGAACGCCGGCTGGGACTCAACCGCCGCCTCGGCGACCGCCTGCCCGAGGCCGTGGCACTGCTCGTCCTGGCCGAGGTGGCGCGGGCGGAGGGAGCCCTCGGTGCCGCGGTGAGCGCCGCCGGGGAAGCGCTGGAGACGTTCACCCGGTACGGAGACCGCAGGAACGCCGCCCAGGCCCTCCAACTGGTACGCGCCGCTTTGGAGTGTGACGATGCTGATGGTGCTGTTGATGCGCTTGTGAGCGCTATGGGAGAGTTTGACGGTCTCGGTGGTCAGGAAGGCAAGGCCGAGGTCGTACGGCTCGTACAGGAGGCTCGCAGGCGACGTGGTCAGCGCATATAG
- a CDS encoding OmpA family protein — protein sequence MFRSLSVAVALVLSPTPAPSVPELAPDATGPVENLVLPVEDIIGEVESMDGTESETKQGRQVTVALTSDVLFPLNKWQLTAKARQRLRQVAEKVNAEGAGGVVKIEGHTDDQGTDAYNVALSRRRAQAVLQAMRGLLTGPGMTLQAGGYGESRPKLPNIVQGKPVEKNRAKNRRVEIVFTAKQ from the coding sequence ATGTTCCGATCTCTTAGCGTCGCCGTCGCCCTCGTCCTGTCCCCGACCCCGGCCCCCAGCGTGCCGGAGCTCGCGCCCGACGCCACGGGTCCCGTCGAGAACCTGGTCCTGCCGGTCGAGGACATCATCGGCGAGGTCGAGTCGATGGACGGCACCGAGAGCGAGACCAAGCAAGGCCGCCAGGTGACGGTCGCGCTGACCAGCGACGTGTTGTTCCCGCTGAACAAGTGGCAGCTGACCGCCAAGGCCCGGCAGCGGCTGCGGCAGGTGGCGGAGAAGGTCAACGCCGAAGGCGCGGGCGGCGTGGTGAAGATCGAAGGGCACACCGACGATCAGGGGACGGACGCCTACAACGTCGCGTTGTCGCGGCGCCGGGCGCAGGCCGTCCTGCAGGCCATGCGCGGGTTGCTGACCGGTCCGGGCATGACGCTGCAGGCCGGCGGGTACGGCGAGAGCCGCCCCAAGCTGCCCAACATCGTGCAGGGCAAGCCGGTGGAGAAGAACCGCGCCAAGAACCGCCGCGTGGAGATCGTCTTCACCGCCAAGCAGTGA